The genomic region AAGCGGTTCCACTGGCTCCTGCCCGACCAGTTCGGCCAATCCTGTGGACGTAATCCTCAAGACTTGATGGAAAATCATAATTGACGACGCATTTTATGTCTTTCACATCTACAAGCAATACAGAGAAAGTTTGCATCAGATAAAACATATAACAGATTGgaaatgatatataatataaagccaCCTTATCCCTGCAGTCCTAAGATCCAAACTGATCACGCATAAGATATAACACATCTTTCAAATGTGCCTACCTTACTTTGCAGGGATAAGGAGCAGCTCCTCCATAATTTTCCTAATCATTGTCCAATCAATGAATAATCTCGCTCCAGTCAACCGGCTGTCATAACTACCAGCTCCCCGAGTGTGGATGGGTACTTTAGCTTCAATTATGCTACTCAGACAAATAGGACGAGCACACTGTATGTGGAGGACTCTATTTAAGGCAAATGTAAAGCCCACATCTATTCTCAATCTCAGTTTCAGCAAATTGACAATGACCATCAGCGACAACAGTTAACAAAACCTATGGAATTCAGAACCTATGATATACTCGCCTATAAAAAACCATAGCACGTCATTACACATTGGTGAAGCGTGCTCCATGTGTCTGCACAACTTAAGCTGATACAATAAGTTAGTACCAGGAAGAGGAATCATCTGGAACATTCTACAGTCATTGCCACTTTTGTTCTCACTCTTTGAGCAAATTAAGAAAGCATCATCTTGACTACTTCTATCTCATCACTATCTCAACCTTCTAGGTCATCACTAGGCCAAGGCACCATTCAAGGTGCATACAATAACAATATCCTCCAAATCCAGTTTAATTCCTCCAACGACATTAAAAAAGCACCTTGCTCATGTACAGCAAAATTGTAGTGAGCAGCCAACAAATGCACAAACTTCCGCACCCAAACCACAATACTATCAGGAACATGGAGAACAGCCGGGAGACTTGTCTATGTAGTTGCAAGACGAAATGAGAGGCTAAAACCTAAACTGTGACACTAATCCTACCAAGGCCACGGGCAGCAACATCAGTGGCAATCATTATAGGACTCCTGCCAGTTTTAAACTCTGCCAGGACCCAATCCCTTTCATCCTGGCTTTTATCACCATGTATGGACAAAGCAGGCCATCCATCCATTCTCAGCTGTCTCGTGACTTGATCACATCCTTTCTTTGTCTccacaaaaattagaattttactCCCATCCATCACGTCCTTCAGCAAGCGGATCAACCTGCACGACACATATTTGGTAAGAACCAAGAAATTCCACAAGCATAGGATCAGAATTTCTAAGACGTATGTCACCTGTTGTACTTCTCCAAATCAGTCATAACTTCAATAACTTGACGTATAGATTGATTAGCTTTCAGGTCTGCAGACCCAATGATGACCTATTATACATTAAACATTGTAAGAGTTCATAgatcaatattataattaagatataCTTTCCTGCAGAGCTCAAAGGTCCATGCCACTAACACCATTCTTGCCCTTGTTCTATGAATAGCATAATTGCTTAAGGAAATGGTAGAGCAAACCTTGTAAGGATTGCGCAGGAACTGTCTTGCCAAAGTTTCTACCTCCCTTGGCCATGTGGCACTCCAGTACAGGGTTTGCCTATCAGGACGAATCTGCAATTTGAGAATCCCATTAAACATCAGTACTTCTGGAAGAGGATGCTTTTAACTGtagtaagaaaaaaagagagatgaagatattttatttatgaatcaCTCATGAATTACTACCAGTTAATCGAATTACATTTATCATGAGTACATGAAAATAGCACCTTGCAGGGGTACGAAACTCGTCTTTTCAGGTCATAAGTTTCCGAATCAAATTGTTCCAGAGGGAATGAGGCTTAACCAATTTACTGTAAACCATCTAAAAGTTGGTACTTAAGATATTGAAATCCTAAGCATGCAGACACTATATATCATCAACATCTATAGCTACTACATATTCATGTTTTAATAGCATTGAGGTTCTATAACAAATTCTTCGATAAGAAGTCATGAATGTCAAATCACCCAAATGAATATAAGAACACAAAATATTAGGTGGGCAAATGACTCAATACCTGAGAAACAAGTTTCCTGATTTGGGGTTCAAATCCCATATCTAGCATGCGATCAGCCTCATCTAACACTAGATACGTCACTCTTTTCAAGTTAGTGTGTTGAGCTTCCAACATATCTATCAATCGGCCGGGTGTAGCAATGACAATTTCAACGCCTGACATTAAACGAGGTTgcaaaaatttccaaaaaatatcagcacaaataaatttcagaaagAAACAAGATACAAGGGTTGCAAACAAGGTTTTACCTCTTTTAAGATCGCGAATTTGTGGTCCTTTGGGGGCACCACCATATATGCAAGTACTTCTTATGTTTGCATATGATCCAAATTTTACAGCTTCTTCTTGAATCTGAACAGCCAACTCTCTGGTAGGTGCTAGCACTAGTGCAATGGGACCTTCACCTTGTGctggatttattttatttcggTCAAAAACTTATACAGATATATAGAAAAGATAGAATTTCATCACAttaagaattttcaaagaacTTACCCAGCCTGGGTTGAGCACTAACATGAACAAAAGCAGGCAGCAAATACGCCAAAGTCTTTCCAGAACCAGTCTCAGCAATGCCTATCAGATCTCGACCCCTTAAAGCCATTGGCCATCCTTGTGATTGGATAGGAGTCGGTTCAACAAAACCCAATCTAGCAAAGACCTCAAGGAAGTAATCTGCAAACCAAATTAATCCCATGAGCTAACTCTTTAGCTACAAAAAGTTAACAAGGAAGAAAAGATGTAATGTAAGCTCAATAGAGATGGTTGCCCCTTTCTGTGCACAAGAATACAGTTGCAGCTGGAAGCAGATCTTCATGACAATTCTACCAAGAAAATaggattcattttctttaaacaAATGAAACATAGCAATACCAGGGAAATTTGCTTCTTGAAACATCCGAATTGGCTTAGGGACATCATGCCCTTCAATAGTTATATCCCGCCTTGCACGGTAAATCATAACCTCTTGCTCAGTCATTGCCCTAACAGATGGGCTCTCCACATAAAAATCCTTCTTAAAAGCAATCAAGCCTCTAAAATCTGGTTTTGGAAGAGAAATGGCATCTAAATCATCCCCCCTTGGCCTGCCTCCTCTCCCACCACTACCTCGACCCCTCCCACCACGACCTCCATCAAAGCCTCTACCTCCACCACGACCCCCAGCACCACTATTGCTAAACCCTCTATCACCAAACCCTCTTCCTCCACCACCTCCGCCCCGATTACCGAATCCACTGCCATGACCAGCCTCATAGCCTCTTCGAACACCATGCTCAATCTCATGATATCCATTAATCCCGACACCACCTCCTCCAACTCTGGCACCACCCACCATATGAGGTGGTGGCACCGGAGGACCTCCATATGGAGTTGGACCACCACGGCTGTAGCTGGGTGCAGCACCACCTGGCATAGGGGGTGGAATCATCATTGGTGGCTGCCCCATTAAATCACTACAGTATTCAGAagaaataatcacaaaatagaACCACTAATTCAGCCGCAATACCTCCAGTGCATTTTCTCAGACTCATGCAAATATAACATTTCTGCGAAGAGTCGGAATATAAAACACAATCGAACAAAagaacataaagaaaaaatctcAACCTTCGTTTCTGTTACACCATTATACAACTGTTTACTAGAATTTTTCAATACACAGATCAAGAAACACATAGAAACATACCTCCGGCGCTGACGATAAGAGCCCGCATCCTGAAGCCTGGGGTCGTAGTTATTGTACATGCTGAGATAGTAAATTGGGGTGAAAATTAGGGCTAGGGTTTGCAGAT from Sesamum indicum cultivar Zhongzhi No. 13 linkage group LG3, S_indicum_v1.0, whole genome shotgun sequence harbors:
- the LOC105157269 gene encoding DEAD-box ATP-dependent RNA helicase 20 isoform X2, with protein sequence MRALIVSAGGGAAPSYSRGGPTPYGGPPVPPPHMVGGARVGGGGVGINGYHEIEHGVRRGYEAGHGSGFGNRGGGGGGRGFGDRGFSNSGAGGRGGGRGFDGGRGGRGRGSGGRGGRPRGDDLDAISLPKPDFRGLIAFKKDFYVESPSVRAMTEQEVMIYRARRDITIEGHDVPKPIRMFQEANFPDYFLEVFARLGFVEPTPIQSQGWPMALRGRDLIGIAETGSGKTLAYLLPAFVHVSAQPRLAQGEGPIALVLAPTRELAVQIQEEAVKFGSYANIRSTCIYGGAPKGPQIRDLKRGVEIVIATPGRLIDMLEAQHTNLKRVTYLVLDEADRMLDMGFEPQIRKLVSQIRPDRQTLYWSATWPREVETLARQFLRNPYKVIIGSADLKANQSIRQVIEVMTDLEKYNRLIRLLKDVMDGSKILIFVETKKGCDQVTRQLRMDGWPALSIHGDKSQDERDWVLAEFKTGRSPIMIATDVAARGLDVKDIKCVVNYDFPSSLEDYVHRIGRTGRAGASGTAFSFFTHGNAKYARDLIKILQQAGQVVPPQLAALARSSGSNMGASGSNFRSRGRGGFGNRASISGSNTIPLGGRRPY
- the LOC105157269 gene encoding DEAD-box ATP-dependent RNA helicase 20 isoform X1, yielding MYNNYDPRLQDAGSYRQRRSDLMGQPPMMIPPPMPGGAAPSYSRGGPTPYGGPPVPPPHMVGGARVGGGGVGINGYHEIEHGVRRGYEAGHGSGFGNRGGGGGGRGFGDRGFSNSGAGGRGGGRGFDGGRGGRGRGSGGRGGRPRGDDLDAISLPKPDFRGLIAFKKDFYVESPSVRAMTEQEVMIYRARRDITIEGHDVPKPIRMFQEANFPDYFLEVFARLGFVEPTPIQSQGWPMALRGRDLIGIAETGSGKTLAYLLPAFVHVSAQPRLAQGEGPIALVLAPTRELAVQIQEEAVKFGSYANIRSTCIYGGAPKGPQIRDLKRGVEIVIATPGRLIDMLEAQHTNLKRVTYLVLDEADRMLDMGFEPQIRKLVSQIRPDRQTLYWSATWPREVETLARQFLRNPYKVIIGSADLKANQSIRQVIEVMTDLEKYNRLIRLLKDVMDGSKILIFVETKKGCDQVTRQLRMDGWPALSIHGDKSQDERDWVLAEFKTGRSPIMIATDVAARGLDVKDIKCVVNYDFPSSLEDYVHRIGRTGRAGASGTAFSFFTHGNAKYARDLIKILQQAGQVVPPQLAALARSSGSNMGASGSNFRSRGRGGFGNRASISGSNTIPLGGRRPY